Proteins encoded within one genomic window of Kibdelosporangium phytohabitans:
- a CDS encoding M28 family metallopeptidase, translating into MADLSRRRVFTGAVALAGAATIGLNPVAAAQATRQRTGAQNAPSLDFGDFPVVARVRARRALEHLRVLSDKIGPRIAGTQGELRAKDYIARVLRDLRYQVSLQPFPIDDKFLGSLRVGKDTWQMGSSPQGLADVTREGIVVDAGDGSAVPADVTGKIVLIAAVTNIADAYLTAAQRGAAAVLIGRIGPDPLRRLSAFSPTLPTPVTIPVLGLAQVHVERLRERLAKGTVKVSASTVRHRNLTSCNVIAERPATFPNRDNKVVMVTAHYDSVPGSPGANDDGSGTVLCLELARVLRYLPTNKAIRFALWGAEEYGLIGSRYYVSQLSEPDIKRISGTFQNDMVATAYDPAHIYWLLSVDGANNATTQAVAAAAKRLGYEPRTKGPVARGSSDHVPFHEKGIPAANFSWRGEGGPALLEPTYHTPEDTIEDNISLERLQVSLELIGSAAYDLLRH; encoded by the coding sequence ATGGCTGATCTGAGCAGACGCCGGGTGTTCACCGGCGCGGTGGCACTGGCCGGAGCTGCGACGATCGGACTCAATCCGGTGGCTGCCGCGCAGGCGACGAGGCAACGGACCGGCGCGCAGAACGCGCCGTCGCTGGACTTCGGTGACTTCCCGGTCGTCGCGCGTGTGCGGGCACGCCGCGCATTGGAACACCTGCGTGTCCTGAGCGACAAGATCGGCCCGCGCATCGCAGGCACCCAGGGGGAGCTGCGCGCCAAGGACTACATCGCACGCGTGCTGCGCGACCTGCGCTACCAGGTCTCTTTGCAGCCCTTCCCGATCGACGACAAGTTCCTCGGCTCGCTGCGGGTCGGCAAGGACACGTGGCAGATGGGTTCGTCGCCGCAGGGCCTCGCGGACGTGACGCGTGAAGGCATCGTCGTGGACGCCGGTGACGGCTCAGCGGTGCCGGCCGACGTGACGGGCAAGATCGTGCTCATCGCGGCCGTGACGAACATCGCGGACGCGTACCTGACTGCGGCACAGCGAGGTGCGGCCGCTGTGCTGATCGGCCGGATCGGGCCGGACCCGTTGCGCAGGCTGTCGGCGTTCTCGCCGACCCTGCCGACGCCGGTGACCATCCCGGTGCTCGGCCTGGCGCAGGTGCACGTCGAGCGGCTGCGTGAACGCCTGGCGAAGGGCACGGTGAAGGTCAGCGCGTCCACGGTCCGGCACAGGAATCTGACGTCCTGCAACGTGATCGCGGAACGCCCGGCGACGTTCCCGAACCGGGACAACAAAGTCGTCATGGTGACCGCGCACTACGACAGCGTGCCCGGCTCCCCCGGCGCCAACGACGACGGCAGCGGAACAGTGCTGTGCCTGGAGCTGGCGCGGGTGCTGCGCTACTTGCCGACCAACAAGGCGATCCGCTTCGCACTGTGGGGCGCGGAGGAGTACGGCCTGATCGGCTCGCGCTACTACGTGTCCCAGCTGTCCGAACCGGACATCAAACGGATCAGCGGGACGTTCCAGAACGACATGGTCGCGACAGCCTACGACCCGGCGCACATCTACTGGCTGCTGTCGGTCGACGGAGCCAACAACGCGACGACGCAAGCCGTTGCGGCGGCAGCGAAACGGCTCGGCTACGAGCCGAGGACGAAGGGCCCGGTCGCGCGAGGTTCGAGCGACCACGTGCCGTTCCACGAAAAAGGCATTCCCGCCGCCAACTTCAGCTGGCGCGGGGAAGGCGGCCCGGCATTGCTCGAGCCGACCTACCACACACCGGAAGACACCATCGAGGACAACATCAGCCTTGAGCGCCTTCAGGTTTCACTCGAACTGATCGGCTCGGCGGCATACGACCTACTGCGGCACTGA
- a CDS encoding 4a-hydroxytetrahydrobiopterin dehydratase — MAELLTDDELTSALEHLPSWRRDGSAIVRTVELDSFPQAIQVVNRIAEIAENDDHHPDIDIRWRTLTFALSTHSAGGLTAKDTALATEIDSVIETVRPQE; from the coding sequence ATGGCCGAACTGCTGACCGATGACGAGCTGACCTCGGCGCTGGAGCACCTGCCCTCCTGGCGGCGCGACGGGTCGGCCATCGTGCGGACCGTGGAACTCGACAGCTTCCCGCAGGCGATCCAGGTGGTGAACCGGATAGCGGAGATAGCGGAGAACGACGACCACCACCCGGACATCGACATCCGCTGGCGCACGCTGACCTTCGCACTGAGCACCCACTCGGCGGGTGGCCTGACCGCGAAGGACACCGCGCTGGCGACCGAGATCGACTCGGTCATCGAAACTGTCAGACCCCAGGAGTAG
- a CDS encoding thiamine ABC transporter substrate-binding protein, whose translation MRRAVVALLVLVTAAGCSLATEQKPSGPQGQKVTLVTHDSFNVRKELLDEFQRTSGITVEVRKSGDAGALTNQLVLTKANPIGDIAFGVDSTFASRALNENVFQAYQSPDANKRYQVDDTNRLTAVDIGDVCVNVHSSGLKGVPEPRSFEDLADPKYKDMLVVESPATSSPGLAFLLGTVMHFGENGWKDYWTRLKANGVKVVSGWEEAYNQEFSGTGKGTKPLVVSYASSPAATPDTKALLDTCYRQIEYAGVIQGAKNADGAKKVLDFMLSQQFQSEVPDQMYVYPVREGVALPEAWQKSAPLPGDPEATLPAQEVDRDRENWVNQWRSLVQG comes from the coding sequence GTGCGGAGAGCCGTAGTCGCCCTGCTCGTGCTGGTCACGGCCGCGGGGTGTTCGCTCGCGACCGAGCAGAAGCCGAGCGGCCCGCAGGGCCAGAAGGTCACGCTGGTCACCCACGACTCGTTCAACGTCCGCAAGGAGCTGCTCGACGAGTTCCAGCGGACCAGCGGGATCACCGTCGAGGTCCGCAAGTCGGGTGACGCGGGCGCGTTGACCAACCAGCTCGTGCTCACCAAGGCCAATCCGATCGGCGACATCGCGTTCGGCGTCGACTCCACGTTCGCCTCACGGGCGCTCAACGAGAACGTGTTCCAGGCCTATCAGAGCCCGGACGCCAACAAGCGCTACCAGGTCGACGACACCAACCGGCTGACCGCCGTCGACATCGGTGACGTGTGCGTCAACGTGCACAGCTCCGGTTTGAAGGGCGTGCCCGAGCCGAGGTCGTTCGAGGATCTCGCTGACCCGAAGTACAAGGACATGCTGGTCGTCGAGAGCCCGGCGACGTCGTCGCCCGGCTTGGCGTTCCTGCTGGGCACGGTCATGCACTTCGGCGAGAACGGCTGGAAGGACTACTGGACGCGGCTCAAGGCCAACGGCGTCAAGGTCGTCAGCGGCTGGGAGGAGGCCTACAACCAGGAGTTCTCCGGCACGGGCAAGGGCACGAAGCCGCTCGTTGTCTCCTACGCGTCCAGCCCGGCGGCCACGCCGGACACCAAGGCCCTCCTGGACACCTGCTACCGCCAGATCGAGTACGCCGGTGTGATCCAGGGCGCCAAGAACGCCGACGGCGCCAAGAAGGTCCTGGACTTCATGCTTTCCCAGCAGTTCCAGTCCGAGGTGCCGGACCAGATGTACGTCTACCCGGTACGCGAGGGTGTCGCGCTGCCCGAGGCGTGGCAGAAGTCGGCGCCGTTGCCGGGTGACCCCGAGGCGACGCTGCCCGCGCAGGAGGTCGACCGCGACCGGGAGAACTGGGTCAACCAGTGGCGCTCGCTCGTCCAAGGCTAG
- a CDS encoding ABC transporter permease — protein sequence MPLAFLTLFFAWPVVAIIGLGLRARLVDTLTSADTWSLVGFTLGQAAASTVVAIVAGMPLAFLLARCKLPGRGLVQAIVLVPFVLPAVVVGLAFRGLMPDGGVWSIILANAFFNVAVVARTVSGLWASIDRRAEDAARALGATRLRAFTAVTLPALTPAIGSAAAVVFLFCSTSFGVVLILGGAEYRTLETEIYLRTVQLFDLPGAAALSILQLAAVVTALVIGAVARKRRQAALKLSGSKETARRPVGGEWFVVGAAYVVIALLLTPIVNLIGQASVEGFRALSSTGHDNSLEVTGFRAALNSMSTATDATVLALVLGVLSSIALMRLGKTAELVDVAMMLPLGVSAVTVGFGYLITLDALPGDLRTSPLLVPLAQAIVVTPLIIRILLPVLRSIDDRLRQAAGTLGASPWRVWLEVDVPLAGRSLVTAAAFGYVVALGEFGATSFLARPDAPTLPIAIGRLISRPGELNNQMAYAACTLLVVVTVAVAVLIERFRTTVEEF from the coding sequence GTGCCACTGGCGTTCCTCACCTTGTTCTTCGCATGGCCGGTGGTCGCGATCATCGGCCTCGGTCTGCGTGCCCGGCTGGTCGACACGTTGACCAGTGCGGACACGTGGAGTCTTGTCGGGTTCACGCTCGGCCAGGCGGCTGCGTCCACTGTGGTCGCCATCGTCGCCGGGATGCCGTTGGCGTTCCTGCTCGCCCGGTGCAAGCTGCCCGGACGCGGGCTGGTGCAGGCGATCGTGCTCGTTCCGTTCGTGCTGCCGGCTGTCGTTGTGGGCCTTGCGTTCCGCGGTCTCATGCCGGACGGCGGTGTCTGGTCGATCATCCTGGCCAACGCGTTCTTCAACGTCGCTGTGGTCGCGCGGACGGTCAGCGGTCTCTGGGCGAGCATCGACCGGCGCGCCGAGGACGCGGCACGAGCCCTTGGCGCGACGAGACTCCGTGCGTTCACCGCTGTCACGCTGCCCGCGCTGACACCGGCGATCGGGTCGGCCGCGGCAGTGGTTTTCCTGTTCTGCTCCACCAGTTTCGGTGTCGTGCTCATCCTCGGTGGCGCCGAGTACCGGACACTGGAAACCGAGATCTACCTGCGGACTGTGCAGCTGTTCGACCTGCCTGGCGCGGCTGCGTTGTCGATCCTCCAGCTGGCGGCGGTCGTCACCGCGCTGGTGATCGGTGCGGTGGCGCGCAAGAGGCGGCAGGCGGCGCTGAAACTCAGTGGCAGCAAGGAAACCGCGCGCAGGCCGGTCGGCGGTGAGTGGTTCGTGGTGGGTGCGGCCTACGTCGTGATCGCGCTGCTGCTGACCCCGATCGTCAACCTGATCGGCCAGGCCAGTGTCGAGGGTTTCCGCGCACTGTCCAGCACTGGTCACGACAACAGCTTGGAAGTGACCGGATTCCGGGCCGCGCTGAACTCGATGAGCACGGCGACCGACGCGACGGTGCTGGCGCTCGTCCTCGGCGTGCTGTCGTCGATCGCGTTGATGCGGCTGGGAAAGACCGCCGAGCTCGTCGACGTGGCGATGATGCTGCCGCTTGGCGTGTCGGCCGTCACGGTCGGGTTCGGTTACCTGATCACGCTCGACGCGCTGCCCGGTGACCTGCGGACGTCACCGCTGCTCGTCCCGCTCGCACAGGCGATCGTGGTCACCCCGTTGATCATCCGGATCCTGTTGCCTGTCCTGCGGTCCATCGACGACCGGCTGCGGCAGGCCGCCGGGACGCTCGGCGCGAGCCCGTGGCGGGTGTGGCTCGAAGTGGACGTGCCGCTGGCCGGGCGGTCGCTGGTGACGGCCGCTGCGTTCGGGTACGTCGTCGCGCTCGGGGAGTTCGGCGCGACGAGCTTCCTCGCCAGGCCGGACGCGCCGACCCTGCCGATCGCGATCGGCAGGCTGATCTCGCGCCCCGGTGAGCTCAACAACCAGATGGCGTACGCGGCCTGCACGTTGCTCGTGGTGGTGACGGTCGCGGTCGCCGTGCTGATCGAGCGTTTCCGGACCACGGTGGAGGAGTTCTGA
- a CDS encoding ABC transporter ATP-binding protein, which yields MRIRNLTVRFGQFTAVDDVSLDIGDGEVVALLGPSGCGKSTLLRAVAGLESQVEGTIRWGEQDLTSAPVHKRGIGLVFQDGQLFPHRDVAGNVRFGLRMHRIDDPHRVDELLELVGLSGYQRRKVTELSGGEQQRVALARALAPQPRLLLLDEPLSALDRALREQLAIDLARLLRKTGTSALVVTHDHDEAFTLADRVALMRQGRIVQTGTADEVWRYPVDEQTATFLGCGLILDADVANGTAVTDFGEIALPWAPDGDHKIGLRPNALVADPDGPIEGEVSGRVHRRDHVRLLVKLEHREVDAVASITAAPQPGEPVRLRLEPDGCALLGPRER from the coding sequence ATGCGGATCAGGAACCTGACCGTCCGATTCGGTCAGTTCACGGCCGTCGACGACGTGAGCCTCGACATCGGTGACGGCGAGGTCGTCGCCCTGCTCGGTCCGTCCGGGTGCGGGAAATCGACGCTGCTGCGGGCCGTCGCGGGTCTCGAATCCCAGGTCGAAGGCACGATCCGGTGGGGCGAGCAGGACCTGACCTCGGCGCCGGTGCACAAACGCGGCATCGGCCTGGTCTTCCAGGACGGTCAGCTCTTCCCGCACCGCGACGTCGCCGGGAACGTCCGGTTCGGCCTGCGGATGCACCGGATCGACGACCCGCACCGGGTGGACGAGCTGCTTGAGCTGGTCGGCCTGAGCGGTTACCAGCGCAGGAAGGTCACCGAACTGTCCGGCGGCGAGCAGCAACGGGTGGCGCTTGCCCGAGCGCTTGCTCCGCAACCACGCCTGCTCCTGCTGGACGAGCCCCTCAGCGCGCTGGACCGCGCACTGCGGGAACAACTCGCCATCGACCTGGCCCGATTGCTCAGGAAAACGGGTACGTCCGCGCTCGTGGTCACGCACGACCACGACGAGGCGTTCACGCTGGCCGACCGGGTCGCCCTGATGCGCCAGGGCAGGATCGTCCAGACGGGCACGGCGGACGAGGTCTGGCGGTATCCCGTCGATGAGCAGACGGCGACTTTCCTCGGCTGTGGCCTGATCCTGGACGCGGACGTCGCCAACGGGACAGCCGTGACCGACTTCGGCGAGATCGCGCTGCCGTGGGCGCCGGACGGCGACCACAAGATCGGGCTGCGCCCCAACGCGCTCGTCGCGGACCCGGACGGCCCGATCGAGGGCGAGGTGAGCGGACGCGTGCACCGCCGTGACCACGTGCGCCTGCTGGTGAAACTCGAACACCGGGAAGTGGACGCGGTCGCGAGCATCACGGCCGCACCCCAGCCAGGCGAACCCGTGCGCCTGCGGCTCGAACCGGACGGATGTGCCCTGCTCGGACCTCGTGAGCGGTAA
- a CDS encoding ABC transporter permease: protein MTAPVRAPIGRLLRSELRWIYRRPRTLILLGLLALYPILFGVGTQLVDAPIRANGDQSIVAAVAGNALMLPVIVLSTTMIFFLPLGTTMTASDALAGEASHGTLRGLLLAPVSRARLLAVKAFGVAVVSAAAALMTSLIAFVTGLIIAGPGSLVSISGATLPVGEGLWRVLLATGWVIVQMWAIGAIALAVSASTEHPLLVLASVIGGLFVFGLLSSIPVLDWMHPFLITQSWDSIVDVLRDPVPSEGLVTGLLRAVCYILIGYSLALARMVTKDS from the coding sequence ATGACAGCACCCGTGCGCGCCCCGATCGGCCGCTTGCTGCGTTCCGAGCTGCGCTGGATCTACCGGCGGCCCAGGACGTTGATCCTGCTCGGCCTGCTCGCGCTCTACCCGATCCTGTTCGGCGTCGGCACGCAACTGGTCGACGCGCCGATCCGGGCCAACGGCGACCAGTCGATCGTCGCGGCCGTCGCGGGCAACGCGCTCATGCTGCCGGTGATCGTGCTGTCCACCACGATGATCTTCTTCCTGCCGCTCGGCACGACCATGACGGCGTCCGACGCGTTGGCCGGTGAGGCGTCCCACGGCACGCTGCGCGGCCTGCTGCTCGCGCCCGTCAGCCGGGCGAGGCTGCTGGCGGTCAAGGCTTTCGGCGTCGCGGTGGTGTCCGCCGCCGCCGCACTGATGACCTCGCTGATCGCGTTCGTCACCGGGTTGATCATCGCGGGTCCGGGCAGCTTGGTGTCCATCTCCGGCGCGACGCTGCCGGTCGGCGAGGGCCTGTGGCGGGTCCTGCTGGCCACCGGCTGGGTGATCGTGCAGATGTGGGCGATCGGCGCGATCGCGCTCGCGGTGTCCGCGTCGACCGAGCACCCGCTGCTGGTGCTGGCGTCGGTGATCGGCGGGTTGTTCGTGTTCGGCCTGCTCAGCTCGATCCCGGTGCTCGACTGGATGCACCCGTTCCTGATCACCCAGAGCTGGGACTCGATCGTGGACGTCCTGCGCGACCCGGTGCCGTCCGAAGGCCTGGTGACCGGGTTGCTGCGGGCGGTCTGCTACATCCTGATCGGCTACTCACTCGCCCTCGCCCGAATGGTCACCAAAGACTCGTGA
- a CDS encoding ABC transporter ATP-binding protein codes for MTFAEAQAGVGTADAVPTPVLAARTRGLRKLYRNTVAVDHVDLDVPEGAVLGMLGPNGSGKTTTIRMMLGLTTPTAGEIELFGARLPEAAQSVLPQVGALVEGPGFHPFLSGRENLLRCAAAEPLLESAAIANAVDDALERVGLGAAANRRYRGYSLGMKQRMGLAAALLVPRRFVVLDEPTNGLDPAGTREVRGVIADLHAAGTTVLVSSHLLSEVEATCTHVAVLHQGNVVAQGELKDMLEASNAGLLVSTPEVTAAVDALRDNRIPARAVPDGLLVDLASTTAPEVVATLVRADIPVHEVHKQRTGLEDLFAQLTETS; via the coding sequence GTGACGTTCGCTGAAGCGCAAGCAGGGGTGGGCACGGCCGACGCCGTGCCCACCCCTGTGCTGGCCGCCAGGACCAGGGGCCTTCGCAAGCTCTACCGCAACACCGTCGCGGTCGACCACGTCGACCTGGACGTCCCGGAAGGCGCGGTGCTGGGCATGCTCGGCCCGAACGGGTCGGGCAAGACCACGACCATCCGGATGATGCTCGGCCTGACCACGCCGACCGCAGGCGAGATCGAGCTGTTCGGCGCGCGGCTGCCCGAAGCGGCCCAGTCCGTGTTGCCGCAGGTCGGCGCCCTGGTCGAAGGACCGGGATTCCACCCGTTCCTGTCCGGGCGGGAGAACCTGCTGCGCTGCGCGGCGGCCGAGCCGCTGCTGGAGTCCGCCGCGATCGCCAACGCGGTCGACGACGCGCTGGAGCGAGTCGGCCTGGGGGCCGCGGCGAACCGCCGCTACCGCGGCTACTCGCTCGGGATGAAACAACGCATGGGCCTGGCCGCGGCGCTGCTCGTGCCGCGCCGGTTCGTGGTGCTGGACGAACCGACCAACGGCCTCGACCCGGCCGGGACGCGGGAGGTGCGCGGGGTGATCGCGGACCTGCACGCCGCCGGGACGACCGTCCTGGTGTCGTCGCACCTGCTGTCCGAAGTGGAAGCCACGTGCACGCACGTCGCCGTGCTGCACCAGGGCAACGTGGTCGCCCAGGGCGAGCTCAAGGACATGCTCGAAGCCTCCAACGCCGGCCTGCTGGTGTCCACACCGGAAGTCACGGCCGCGGTCGACGCGCTGCGGGACAACCGGATCCCGGCTCGTGCCGTGCCGGACGGCCTGCTGGTCGACCTCGCGTCCACCACCGCGCCCGAGGTCGTGGCGACGTTGGTGCGTGCCGACATACCTGTCCACGAGGTGCACAAGCAGCGGACCGGTCTCGAAGACCTCTTCGCCCAGCTCACGGAGACGTCATGA
- a CDS encoding LolA family protein, with protein MNTKKAALAVAGAGVLAGVVGLGVLAIPAGADEPPPVLPQISADQLVESVANAKIPALAGKVSATENLGLPIKLLDGIGSASVWSDGQNRFRATLPGKSSEKTFVEDGGTLWSWDSQKNTVTKFDHGEKAAADKVPGKDLATIGKDVLTQVRKYSDVKVDGTARVAKRPAYELVVTPKPTERTLLREIRVAVDSETRLPLRLQVLANGQADPALKVEFTELNVGAQDAKLFQFTPPQGATVKEATKGDHKPKDPAEARKGFQDLISSLNLKTVGDGWDTTLVAKLPGDLNSVIGKAQEHGQAQGRGPGGFGGGKGFDVTSLLKTFGKETSGPWGTGYVFSTKVATALVTTDGRVAIGAVPEQVLTEAIGQVK; from the coding sequence ATGAACACCAAGAAGGCGGCACTGGCCGTCGCGGGGGCGGGCGTTCTCGCCGGCGTGGTCGGGCTTGGCGTGCTCGCCATCCCCGCCGGAGCCGACGAGCCGCCGCCCGTGCTGCCCCAGATCAGCGCCGACCAGCTGGTCGAGTCGGTCGCGAACGCCAAGATCCCCGCACTTGCGGGAAAGGTGTCCGCGACGGAGAACCTCGGCCTGCCGATCAAGCTGCTCGACGGCATCGGGTCGGCGTCGGTCTGGTCGGACGGCCAGAACCGGTTCAGGGCCACCCTGCCGGGCAAGTCCTCGGAGAAGACCTTCGTCGAGGACGGCGGCACGCTCTGGTCCTGGGACTCGCAGAAGAACACGGTCACCAAGTTCGACCACGGTGAGAAGGCCGCGGCGGACAAGGTGCCCGGCAAGGACCTCGCGACCATCGGCAAGGACGTGCTGACCCAGGTCCGCAAGTACAGCGACGTGAAGGTGGACGGCACCGCTCGCGTGGCCAAGCGCCCCGCGTACGAGCTGGTCGTGACGCCGAAGCCGACCGAGCGGACGCTGCTGCGGGAGATCCGGGTCGCGGTCGACTCGGAGACCAGGCTGCCGCTGCGCCTGCAGGTGCTGGCCAACGGCCAGGCCGACCCGGCGCTGAAGGTCGAGTTCACCGAGCTGAACGTCGGCGCGCAGGACGCCAAGCTGTTCCAGTTCACGCCGCCGCAGGGCGCGACCGTGAAGGAAGCCACCAAGGGCGACCACAAGCCTAAGGACCCGGCCGAGGCGCGCAAGGGCTTCCAGGACCTGATCAGCAGCCTGAACCTCAAGACGGTCGGCGACGGCTGGGACACCACGCTGGTGGCCAAGCTGCCCGGTGACCTGAACTCGGTGATCGGCAAGGCGCAGGAGCACGGTCAGGCACAGGGCCGCGGCCCGGGTGGTTTCGGCGGCGGCAAGGGCTTCGACGTCACCTCGCTGCTGAAGACCTTCGGCAAGGAGACCTCGGGCCCGTGGGGCACCGGGTACGTTTTCTCGACGAAGGTGGCGACCGCGCTGGTGACCACCGACGGCCGGGTGGCGATCGGCGCTGTCCCGGAGCAGGTGCTCACCGAGGCAATCGGACAGGTTAAGTGA
- a CDS encoding response regulator transcription factor, with protein sequence MRPRVLVVDDEPGVRRALQRGLTAEGMDVVVASDGPSALHVARTGSFDAILLDIMLPGLSGYRVLQALRAEGVRTPVLLVSAKDGEIDQADGLDLGADGYLVKPFSFVVLVAQVRALLRRGSVEGSGQRLRLGELVVDRASRQVSMAGEPVSLSPREFAVLDVLASRAGSVVTKDELLRAVWGDEQAATRNAVEVYVGYLRRKLEAVGAGSIVRTVRGHGYLASTGEIDAVLGT encoded by the coding sequence GTGAGACCTCGGGTTCTTGTGGTTGACGACGAGCCGGGCGTGCGCCGGGCCCTGCAACGCGGCCTGACCGCGGAAGGGATGGACGTCGTGGTGGCCTCGGACGGCCCGAGCGCGCTGCACGTCGCGCGGACCGGCTCGTTCGACGCCATCCTGCTCGACATCATGCTGCCCGGTTTGTCCGGTTATCGCGTGTTGCAGGCGTTGCGCGCCGAAGGCGTCCGCACGCCCGTGCTGCTGGTGTCGGCAAAGGACGGTGAGATCGACCAGGCCGACGGCCTCGACCTCGGCGCCGACGGCTACCTGGTCAAACCGTTCTCCTTCGTGGTGCTCGTCGCCCAGGTGCGGGCGCTGCTCAGACGCGGCTCGGTCGAGGGGTCCGGTCAGCGGCTGCGGCTGGGCGAGCTCGTGGTGGACCGGGCGTCCCGGCAGGTCAGCATGGCCGGCGAGCCCGTGTCGCTGAGCCCGCGCGAGTTCGCCGTGCTGGACGTCCTGGCCAGCCGGGCGGGCTCGGTGGTGACCAAGGACGAGTTGCTCAGAGCGGTCTGGGGCGACGAGCAGGCGGCGACACGCAACGCCGTCGAGGTGTATGTCGGCTACCTGCGGCGCAAGCTGGAAGCGGTCGGCGCGGGCTCGATCGTCCGCACTGTGCGCGGCCACGGCTACCTGGCGTCCACCGGCGAGATCGACGCCGTGCTGGGGACATGA
- a CDS encoding sensor histidine kinase, which translates to MRKLKEAWFRRSIRFRIATMATAATLAILLGLAWLSGRGIGGLLISSTDRELRPILDAAITEVEAGRMPHPSTPYVQVRVLDTAGAPQDGLPGPGLEEWVIRELKGAEPVTQFDDEPPTRWIGTVVTAPNGAQRLVVAGTGLSGYEEAQRHGLNWLLIAGLLGAAATGIATWFSVRSSLRPVERMRLAAARLPAGQRLPLPDSHDELRSLAGALNGLLDRRDEATERLRRFTGDAAHELRSPVASIRVQAEVAVANPDPVLSQEVLADIVQESERLSTLVDGLLTLARSDAGELPTAQPVDLVTAAGAAISRCGSESPRVVLQAPIGSAWVLAAPAEVDLVLDNLLRNAVRYARAQVTVAVLPAGGLIRLVVDDDGPGVAPEHREKVFDRFYRVQDDRARQTGGSGLGLALVAELVRRRGGSVLVTESPDGGARFQVRWKSL; encoded by the coding sequence ATGAGAAAACTCAAGGAGGCCTGGTTCCGGCGGTCCATCCGGTTCCGGATCGCGACCATGGCCACCGCGGCGACCCTGGCCATCCTGCTCGGGCTGGCCTGGTTGTCCGGGCGGGGGATCGGCGGGCTGCTGATCTCGTCGACCGACCGTGAGCTGCGGCCGATCCTCGACGCCGCGATCACCGAGGTCGAAGCAGGCCGCATGCCCCACCCGAGCACGCCGTACGTGCAGGTCAGGGTGCTGGACACGGCAGGAGCGCCGCAGGACGGCCTGCCCGGTCCCGGCCTTGAGGAATGGGTCATCCGCGAGCTGAAGGGCGCCGAACCGGTGACCCAGTTCGACGACGAGCCGCCGACCAGGTGGATCGGCACGGTCGTCACCGCGCCGAACGGCGCACAACGCCTCGTCGTCGCGGGAACCGGCCTGTCCGGCTACGAGGAAGCGCAGCGGCACGGCCTGAACTGGCTGCTGATCGCCGGTTTGCTCGGCGCGGCCGCGACCGGGATCGCCACGTGGTTCTCCGTGCGGTCGTCGCTGCGGCCGGTGGAACGGATGCGGCTGGCGGCCGCTCGTTTGCCTGCCGGGCAACGGTTGCCGCTGCCCGACTCGCACGACGAGTTGCGTTCGCTGGCCGGTGCGCTCAACGGTTTGCTCGACCGCCGCGACGAGGCGACCGAACGGCTGCGCCGGTTCACCGGCGACGCCGCGCACGAGCTGCGCTCGCCGGTCGCGTCCATCCGGGTCCAGGCCGAAGTGGCCGTCGCCAACCCGGATCCCGTTCTGTCCCAAGAGGTTCTCGCGGACATCGTGCAGGAGTCCGAGCGGCTGTCCACATTGGTCGACGGGCTGCTCACCCTCGCCCGGTCGGACGCGGGGGAGTTGCCGACGGCTCAGCCGGTCGACCTCGTGACCGCCGCCGGTGCCGCGATTTCCCGGTGTGGCAGCGAATCGCCGCGAGTGGTGCTGCAGGCGCCGATCGGGTCGGCGTGGGTGCTCGCCGCACCGGCCGAAGTGGATCTCGTACTGGACAACCTGCTGCGCAACGCCGTGCGCTACGCACGTGCGCAGGTCACCGTGGCGGTGCTGCCCGCTGGTGGGCTGATCCGGTTGGTCGTGGACGACGACGGCCCCGGGGTCGCGCCGGAGCACCGGGAGAAGGTGTTCGACCGGTTCTACCGCGTGCAGGACGACCGGGCGAGACAGACCGGTGGCTCCGGTCTCGGTCTCGCCCTCGTCGCCGAGCTTGTCCGCAGGCGCGGCGGATCCGTCCTGGTCACCGAATCGCCGGACGGCGGCGCGCGGTTCCAGGTCCGCTGGAAGTCCCTGTGA
- a CDS encoding ferredoxin encodes MHVEGDRDVCVGAGMCVLTAPDVFDQDDDGIVKVLHEQPDAGEEDVVRQAATLCPSGAVKLLS; translated from the coding sequence ATGCACGTTGAAGGTGATCGTGATGTGTGCGTCGGCGCGGGCATGTGCGTGCTGACCGCACCGGATGTGTTCGACCAGGACGACGACGGCATCGTGAAGGTGCTGCACGAGCAGCCGGACGCGGGCGAGGAGGACGTGGTCCGGCAGGCCGCGACGCTGTGCCCGTCGGGCGCCGTCAAGCTCCTGTCGTAG